A genomic window from Triticum urartu cultivar G1812 chromosome 7, Tu2.1, whole genome shotgun sequence includes:
- the LOC125520454 gene encoding uncharacterized protein LOC125520454 translates to MAMSDTGSSFANWTDDLYRYDTPSLGGAAADSTIVAASATPTSPASAGSGDGSPSRAAGGALGPRVAGKPAARKRARASRRAPVTLLNTDASNFRAMVQQFTGIPSAPAGPFSGTPVISFGGASGYGFAPPQQQQQQQPAAALSFDHHHLHQRQQYTGAAFGYGGSHLQHSLSGGDAFAHGLGAAEDRMLLQSMQAAQMPGARAAHNSANGYFA, encoded by the coding sequence ATGGCGATGAGTGACACTGGCTCGAGCTTCGCCAACTGGACCGACGACCTCTACCGCTACGACACGCCCAGCCTGGGCGGCGCCGCGGCGGACTCGACGATCGTCGCCGCCTCCGCGACGCCGACGAGCCCGGCGTCGGCGGGGTCCGGCGACGGGAGCCCGTCCCGGGCGGCGGGCGGGGCCCTGGGCCCGCGGGTGGCGGGCAAGCCGGCGGCGAGGAAGCGGGCCCGGGCGTCGCGCCGGGCGCCCGTGACGCTGCTCAACACGGACGCCAGCAACTTCCGCGCCATGGTGCAGCAGTTCACCGGCATCCCCTCCGCCCCCGCCGGCCCGTTCTCCGGCACGCCGGTCATCAGCTTCGGCGGGGCATCCGGCTACGGCTTCGCGCcgccgcagcagcagcagcagcagcagccggcGGCCGCCCTGTCCTtcgaccaccaccacctccaccagCGGCAGCAGTACACCGGCGCGGCATTCGGCTACGGCGGCAGCCACCTGCAGCACTCCCTCTCCGGCGGCGACGCGTTCGCGCACGGGCTCGGCGCCGCGGAGGACCGGATGCTCCTCCAGAGCATGCAGGCGGCGCAGATGCCCGGGGCGCGCGCCGCTCACAACAGCGCCAATGGCTACTTTGCTTGA